From the Streptococcus sp. 29887 genome, one window contains:
- the tsf gene encoding translation elongation factor Ts, which produces MAEITAALVKELREKSGAGVMDAKKALVETEGDIEKAIELLREKGMAKAAKKADRVAAEGLTGVYVDGNVAAVVEVNAETDFVAKNAQFVELVNTTAKVIAEGKPADNEAALKLVMPSGETLEEAYVNATATIGEKISFRRFALVEKTDAQAFGAYQHNGGRIGVISVIDGGDETLAKQISMHIAAMKPTVLSYTELDEQFVKDELAQINHKIEQDNESRAMVDKPALPLLQYGSKAQLTDEVIAAAEEAIKAELAAEGKPEKIWDKIIPGKMDRFMLDNTQVDQAYTLLAQVYIMDDSKTVEAYLNSVNASVVEFARFEVGEGIEKASNDFEAEVAATMAAALGK; this is translated from the coding sequence ATGGCAGAAATTACAGCAGCTCTCGTTAAAGAATTGCGTGAAAAATCAGGTGCTGGCGTTATGGACGCTAAAAAAGCATTGGTTGAAACTGAAGGTGATATCGAAAAAGCGATTGAATTGCTTCGCGAAAAAGGTATGGCTAAGGCAGCTAAGAAAGCTGACCGTGTAGCAGCTGAAGGTTTGACAGGTGTTTACGTTGATGGTAACGTAGCAGCAGTTGTTGAAGTTAACGCTGAAACAGACTTCGTTGCGAAAAACGCTCAATTCGTTGAATTGGTAAACACTACTGCTAAAGTAATTGCAGAAGGTAAACCAGCTGACAACGAAGCAGCTCTTAAATTGGTTATGCCTTCAGGTGAAACCCTTGAAGAAGCATACGTAAACGCAACTGCAACAATCGGTGAGAAAATCTCATTCCGTCGCTTTGCTTTGGTTGAAAAAACAGATGCTCAAGCATTTGGTGCTTACCAACACAACGGCGGCCGTATCGGTGTTATTTCAGTTATCGATGGTGGCGACGAAACTCTTGCTAAACAAATCTCAATGCACATCGCTGCGATGAAACCAACTGTTCTTTCTTACACTGAATTGGATGAGCAATTCGTTAAAGATGAGTTGGCACAAATCAACCACAAAATCGAACAAGACAACGAAAGCCGTGCAATGGTTGACAAACCAGCATTGCCACTTTTGCAATATGGTTCAAAAGCTCAATTGACTGACGAAGTGATTGCTGCAGCTGAAGAAGCTATCAAAGCAGAATTGGCAGCTGAAGGCAAACCAGAAAAAATCTGGGACAAAATCATCCCAGGTAAAATGGATCGCTTCATGCTTGATAACACTCAAGTTGACCAAGCTTACACACTTCTTGCACAAGTTTACATCATGGACGACAGCAAAACAGTTGAAGCTTACTTGAACTCAGTAAATGCTTCAGTTGTAGAATTTGCTCGTTTCGAAGTGGGTGAAGGTATCGAGAAAGCTTCAAACGACTTTGAAGCAGAAGTTGCAGCGACTATGGCAGCAGCTCTTGGTAAATAA
- the rpsB gene encoding 30S ribosomal protein S2 — translation MAVISMKQLLEAGVHFGHQTRRWNPKMAKYIFTERNGIHVIDLQQTVKLADQAYEFIRDAAANDAVILFVGTKKQAAEAVKDEAIRAGQYFINHRWLGGTLTNWGTIQKRIARLKEINRMEEEGVFEVLPKKEVALLNKQRARLEKFLGGIADMPRIPDVMFVVDPHKEQIAVKEAKKLGIPVVAMVDTNTDPDDIDVIIPANDDAIRAVKLITAKMADAIIEGNQGEDSVAAVEAELAAEPASTESIEELVEVVEGK, via the coding sequence AGGCTGGTGTACACTTCGGTCACCAAACTCGTCGCTGGAATCCTAAGATGGCTAAGTACATCTTCACAGAGCGTAACGGTATCCACGTTATCGACTTGCAACAAACTGTAAAATTGGCTGACCAAGCTTACGAATTCATCCGTGACGCTGCAGCAAACGACGCAGTTATCTTGTTCGTAGGTACTAAAAAACAAGCTGCTGAAGCTGTTAAAGACGAAGCTATCCGCGCTGGTCAATACTTCATCAACCACCGTTGGTTGGGTGGAACTCTTACAAACTGGGGTACAATCCAAAAACGTATCGCTCGTTTGAAAGAAATCAACCGTATGGAAGAAGAAGGCGTCTTTGAAGTCCTTCCTAAGAAAGAAGTAGCATTGTTGAACAAGCAACGTGCTCGTCTTGAAAAATTCTTGGGCGGTATCGCTGATATGCCACGCATTCCAGACGTAATGTTCGTAGTTGACCCACATAAAGAGCAAATCGCTGTTAAAGAAGCTAAAAAATTGGGTATCCCAGTTGTAGCGATGGTTGACACAAACACTGATCCAGATGATATTGATGTTATCATCCCAGCTAACGATGACGCTATTCGCGCTGTTAAATTGATCACAGCTAAAATGGCTGACGCTATCATCGAAGGTAACCAAGGTGAAGACAGCGTAGCAGCAGTTGAAGCTGAATTGGCAGCTGAGCCAGCATCTACAGAATCAATCGAAGAATTGGTTGAAGTTGTAGAAGGTAAATAA